A genomic region of Bactrocera dorsalis isolate Fly_Bdor chromosome 3, ASM2337382v1, whole genome shotgun sequence contains the following coding sequences:
- the LOC105224549 gene encoding pro-resilin yields the protein MMSLKSLLFISSTIAVIACVCAQLAPGSNMYLPPKPNGYNYPEPKNPLRPGTPTGPGPRPPGPQRPSQPGPGEPGHVHVPGMPFDFEYAVNDVETANDYAHKASSNGDVVTGEYRVALPDGRTQIVRYTADWKTGYHADVSYEGEPQFPQGPGGRPGYKY from the exons aGCTCTACAATCGCCGTGATCGCCTGTGTTTGCGCGCAACTCGCTCCCGGCTCAAACATGTACCTGCCACCCAAGCCAAATGGCTACAACTACCCAGAGCCCAAGAATCCACTG CGACCTGGAACCCCAACCGGTCCTGGACCACGCCCACCAGGCCCACAACGCCCATCGCAACCTGGACCCGGCGAGCCC GGTCACGTGCACGTCCCCGGCATGCCATTCGACTTCGAGTACGCCGTCAATGATGTTGAGACCGCCAACGATTATGCCCACAAAGCTTCGAGCAATGGTGATGTGGTGACCGGTGAATATCGCGTTGCACTGCCCGATGGTCGCACACAGATCGTACGCTATACGGCCGACTGGAAGACTGGCTATCATGCGGATGTCAGCTACGAGGGTGAGCCACAATTTCCACAGGGCCCCGGCGGCCGGCCCGGCTACAAATACTAA